From Harpia harpyja isolate bHarHar1 chromosome 19, bHarHar1 primary haplotype, whole genome shotgun sequence, one genomic window encodes:
- the CRB2 gene encoding protein crumbs homolog 2 isoform X6, with amino-acid sequence MQLPQKSNGTSYSENDSSCSSSPCENGGSCKDLEGGYQCTCPMEPVAYMGINCELLYDACIKHECPARRICNRTPGLLEYECICMPGFTGIDCNININECESNPCKDPHFECVDSVNGYTCECQTELNGEGCQTESSVCSSHPCLNNGTCVEGPGEYTCICQPGFTGANCRDNIDECASNPCQNGAICRDRVNEYSCFCVPGFQGYNCEIDINECASRPCKNNGTCLNEMDHYLCKCVPGYTGMNCDAEIDECDSDPCQNGALCNDHVGFYTCTCAPGYQGIHCEVDINECVSQPCQHNGTCHDLINSYRCDCSDTGFEGNHCELDILECASEPCLNSATCVEGIKNYGCACWPGYTGQHCEEDVDECATEPCHNGGVCFERSNQAYYGTRPDFPSNFSYSQAAGFLCWCQPGFAGETCFTNIDECESQPCQNGGLCVDLINGFLCHCLPGYSGVECAVNINECEEGPCKNGAVCEDGIADYTCHCVPSQDGIIWGGKNCSVKLTGCQTHDCQNEALCIPTYQAESHGHLCQCQPGFYDATCSTPTTFSFASRGYLLIELPVNNQSRRDVAGDQLASVSLRFRTTLPSAILFYRGHEAEYLFLELLDGILHAGLKREDAGYTLTLEGLRVDDGQWHKVEVVLHSTVQLKLWHDSCDAGVCLQSSPLPQGTALIPHAFLNMYVGGAEDPMANNTQSQQGFVGCLEDFQVDAEAVLPMDLPVGESSPVKLGCDRTEWCLSQPCFHGGLCVDLWATFRCDCSRPYGGPACSYEHPAATFGLENSTSFASFSLSDSLGANFNISFFIRSRKPNGLLLQIGNETDPCLTIYLKNGKLKIEMVSTDTVTFPENLVDGRRHLVALSFQGGIVGAHLSDTYLELGQLVARPLLVGYEVYIGGHPNPDSADLWGGYFKGCLQDIQLNSHQIQFFQVENYSLPQELNRTQNGNLVNGCISDNTCKSEPCQNGGRCIVTWNDFRCSCPANFTGKFCEERVWCESDPCPEATTCIDVLAGYVCLANATFNSYAAVEFTTNTSVTRTLSSLHIDFRTRDEDAVLLRAVEEVDFLQIAIKNSSLLIDIRSGNSIEGVSFLSQKSVTDGAWHTISVSMEEPSALSSRWLVRLDGSVNMTLQGNAGNLDFLKNNALIVLAENFTGCLGQVKIGGIYLPFTAHLSYPQPEQFQQSSRRTIQLGCTGADVCASSPCLNAGTCEDLFNSFSCACSAGWGGLLCESNIDDCQSSPCVHGDCVDAVADFQCECFRGFIGKKCDINVDDCVRHQCLNGATCVDGVYGYSCKCPPQYSGPRCEWPFPPEQCGKNFTCLNGGKCISESWGANCTCKPGFTGRNCQININKCDPNPCQNGGTCQDSENKYECLCSASYTGERCDINKGTPGALFPSPLIEVAVPVACGSLLLLSIGLIFMILTARKRRQSEGTYSPSQQEVAGARLEMDSVLKVPPEERLI; translated from the exons GAACTTCATACTCTGAAAATGATAGCAGCTGTTCCTCATCCCCATGTGAAAATGGTGGCAGCTGTAAGGATTTGGAAGGGGGTTACCAGTGCACCTGCCCCATGGAGCCTGTAGCCTATATGGGTATAAACTGTGAACTCCTCTATGATGCATGCATTAAACATGAGTGTCCTGCCCGTAGGATTTGCAACAGGACTCCAGGACTCCTGGAATATGAATGCATCTGTATGCCTGGCTTTACAGGTATTGATTGTAACATTAATATTAATGAGTGTGAGAGCAACCCTTGTAAAGATCCTCATTTTGAATGTGTAGATAGTGTAAATGGATACACCTGTGAATGCCAAACAGAACTGAATGGAGAAGGCTGCCAAACAGAAAGCTCTGTGTGCTCTAGCCACCCCTGCCTAAATAACGGGACATGTGTCGAGGGTCCTGGGGAGTATACCTGCATCTGCCAGCCTGGCTTCACCGGGGCCAACTGCAGAGACAACATTGATGAGTGCGCCTCCAATCCCTGCCAGAACGGAGCCATCTGCCGAGACAGGGTGAATGAGTATAGCTGTTTCTGTGTGCCTGGGTTCCAAGGATACAACTGTGAAATAGACATCAACGAGTGTGCGTCCCGGCCCTGTAAAAACAATGGCACCTGCCTGAATGAGATGGATCACTATTTGTGCAAGTGCGTCCCCGGCTACACAG GTATGAACTGTGATGCTGAAATAGATGAATGTGATTCAGACCCTTGCCAGAATGGGGCCTTGTGCAATGATCATGTTGGGTTCTACACCTGCACCTGTGCACCAGGTTACCAAGGAATCCACTGTGAGGTGGACATTAATGAATGTGTGAGCCAACCATGCCAGCACAATGGGACATGTCATGACCTCATTAACAG CTACCGTTGTGACTGCAGTGACACAGGCTTTGAGGGGAACCACTGTGAGTTGGATATCCTGGAGTGTGCCTCTGAACCCTGTCTGAACAGTGCCACATGCGTGGAGGGAATCAAAAACTACGGCTGTGCCTGCTGGCCAG GTTACACAGGACAGCACTGTGAAGAGGATGTGGATGAGTGTGCGACAGAACCCTGTCACAACGGAGGTGTATGCTTTGAGCGATCCAACCAAGCCTATTATGGAACACGACCTGACTTCCCCAGTAATTTCAGCTATAGCCAAGCAGCTGGTTTCCTCTGTTGGTGCCAGCCAGGCTTTGCAG GGGAGACCTGCTTTACTAACATTGATGAGTGCGAGTCCCAGCCGTGTCAGAATGGAGGGCTCTGCGTGGACCTTATTAATGGCTTCCTTTGTCATTGCCTACCAGGTTATTCAG GTGTGGAATGTGCTGTTAACATCAATGAGTGTGAGGAGGGTCCCTGCAAGAATGGAGCTGTCTGTGAGGATGGCATTGCTGACTATACCTGCCACTGTGTCCCTAGCCAGGATGGCATTATATGGGGAGGGAAGAACTGCTCTGTCAAGCTCACTGGGTGCCAGACGCATGACTGCCAAAATGAGGCCTTGTGCATCCCAACCTACCAAGCTGAGAGCCACGGCCACCTGTGCCAGTGCCAGCCTGGTTTCTATGATGCCACATGCTCAACACCAAcaacattttcctttgcttccagagGGTATCTCCTCATTGAGCTGCCCGTGAACAATCAGAGCAGGAGGGACGTAGCAGGAGATCAGCTTGCCAGCGTGTCCCTCCGGTTCCGAACCACCTTGCCCAGCGCTATCCTTTTTTACCGAGGCCATGAAGCTGAATACTTGTTCCTGGAGCTCCTTGATGGCATTCTGCATGCAGGACTGAAGAGGGAGGATGCTGGGTACACGCTGACCCTGGAGGGGCTGAGAGTTGATGATGGCCAGTGGCATAAAGTTGAAGTTGTTCTGCACAGCACTGTGCAGCTAAAGCTCTGGCATGACTCTTGTGATGCAGGTGTCTGCCTGCAGagctctcctctcccacaaggcACTGCTTTGATCCCACATGCCTTCCTGAACATGTATGTTGGAGGTGCTGAGGATCCAATGGCCAACAACACACAGAGCCAGCAAGGCTTTGTCGGCTGCCTGGAAGACTTTCAGGTAGATGCTGAAGCTGTGCTCCCGATGGATCTGCCTGTGGGCGAGTCCTCCCCAGTGAAGCTGGGCTGTGACCGGACAGAGTGgtgcctctcccagccctgctttcatggaggactgtgtgTGGACCTTTGGGCAACCTTCAGGTGTGACTGTTCAAGGCCTTATGGAGGCCCAGCTTGCTCATATG agCACCCAGCAGCAACATTTGGCCTAGAGAACTCCACCAGCTTtgcctctttctccctttctgatAGCCTTGGTGCAAACTTCAACATCTCCTTTTTCATTCGTAGTCGGAAACCTAACGGTTTGCTACTGCAAATCGGCAATGAAACTGACCCCTGTCTCACCATATACTTGAAGAATGGCAAGCTGAAGATAGAGATGGTATCTACAGATACTGTGACGTTTCCAGAAAATTTAGTTGATGGGAGAAGACATTTGGTAGCCTTGTCTTTTCAAGGAGGAATTGTGGGTGCTCACCTATCAGACACATACTTGGAGCTAGGACAGCTCGTAGCAAGACCTCTTTTAGTTGGTTATGAAGTGTATATTGGTGGACATCCTAACCCAGACAGCGCTGATCTGTGGGGAGGCTATTTTAAAGGCTGTTTGCAAGACATCCAACTGAACAGCCACCAAATACAGTTTTTTCAGGTTGAGAACTACAGTCTGCCACAGGAACTCAATAGGACTCAAAATGGTAATCTTGTGAATGGCTGCATCTCTGATAACACCTGCAAG tctgaACCATGTCAGAATGGTGGCAGATGCATTGTCACTTGGAATGATTTCCGTTGCAGCTGTCCAGCAAATTTCACTGGGAAATTTTGCGAAGAGAGAGTCTGGTGTGAAAGTGACCCATGTCCTGAAGCTACCACCTGTATAGATGTTCTAGCAGGATACGTGT GTCTGGCTAATGCAACATTTAATAGTTATGCTGCTGTTGAATTTACCACCAATACATCAGTGACTAGAACTCTGAGCAGCCTCCACATAGATTTCAGAACCAGGGATGAAGATGCTGTTTTGCTTCGGGCTGTGGAAGAAGTGGATTTCCTCCAGATAGCCATTAAGAACTCCTCCCTGCTTATTGACATCAGGAGTGGGAATAGCATCGAAGGTGTCAGCTTCCTGAGTCAGAAGTCCGTCACGGATGGTGCCTGGCACACCATCTCTGTGTCTATGGAAGAGCCATCTGCGCTTTCTTCCAGATGGCTGGTTCGTTTGGATGGGTCTGTTAATATGACTCTGCAGGGAAATGCTGGGAACTTGGACTTCCTAAAGAACAATGCACTGATTGTTCTAGCTGAAAATTTCACTGGCTGCCTAGGACAAGTGAAGATAGGGGGGATCTACCTGCCGTTCACTGCCCATCTCTCGTACCCCCAGCCAGAACAGTTCCAGCAGTCCAGCAGAAGGACCATCCAGCTGGGCTGCACTGGGGCTGATGTTTGCGCTTCCAGCCCTTGCCTCAATGCTGGCACGTGCGAGGACTTGTTCAATTCCTTCAGCTGTGCCTGCAGcgctggctggggggggctgctgtGTGAATCTAACATTGATGACTGCCAGTCAAGCCCATGTGTTCATGGGGACTGTGTCGATGCAGTAGCGGATTTTCAGTGTGAATGCTTCCGGGGATTCATTGGGAAGAAGTGCGACATCAACGTTGATGACTGTGTGCGGCACCAGTGCCTAAATGGAGCTACTTGCGTTGATGGGGTTTATGGCTACTCCTGCAAGTGCCCTCCTCAGTATTCGGGACCTCGATGCGA ATGGCCATTCCCACCTGAGCAATGTGGTAAGAACTTCACCTGTCTGAATGGTGGCAAGTGCATCAGTGAGAGCTGGGGAGCCAACTGCACTTGCAAGCCAGGTTTCACTGGAAGGAA ttgtCAAATTAATATAAACAAGTGTGATCCAAACCCTTGCCAGAACGGAGGTACGTGTCAAGACTCTGAGAACAAATACGAGTGCTTGTGCAGTGCCAGCTACACGGGAGAGCGCTGTGACATTAAC aaaggGACTCCAGgtgctctcttcccctccccactaATTGAAGTAGCTGTCCCTGTAGCCTGTGGCTCTTTACTGCTACTCAGTATTGGTCTCATATTCATGATTCTCACTGCAAGGAAGAGGCGCCAATCAGAGGGAACCTACAGTCCGAGCCAGCAAGAAGTGGCAGGAGCTCGGTTGGAGATGGACAGTGTCCTAAAGGTGCCACCTGAAGAGCGGTTAATATAG
- the CRB2 gene encoding protein crumbs homolog 2 isoform X9 translates to MQLPQKSNEILSPLGSMQNGSTRNPGWACNFGDSLLGAEITGTSYSENDSSCSSSPCENGGSCKDLEGGYQCTCPMEPVAYMGINCELLYDACIKHECPARRICNRTPGLLEYECICMPGFTGMNCDAEIDECDSDPCQNGALCNDHVGFYTCTCAPGYQGIHCEVDINECVSQPCQHNGTCHDLINSYRCDCSDTGFEGNHCELDILECASEPCLNSATCVEGIKNYGCACWPGYTGQHCEEDVDECATEPCHNGGVCFERSNQAYYGTRPDFPSNFSYSQAAGFLCWCQPGFAGETCFTNIDECESQPCQNGGLCVDLINGFLCHCLPGYSGVECAVNINECEEGPCKNGAVCEDGIADYTCHCVPSQDGIIWGGKNCSVKLTGCQTHDCQNEALCIPTYQAESHGHLCQCQPGFYDATCSTPTTFSFASRGYLLIELPVNNQSRRDVAGDQLASVSLRFRTTLPSAILFYRGHEAEYLFLELLDGILHAGLKREDAGYTLTLEGLRVDDGQWHKVEVVLHSTVQLKLWHDSCDAGVCLQSSPLPQGTALIPHAFLNMYVGGAEDPMANNTQSQQGFVGCLEDFQVDAEAVLPMDLPVGESSPVKLGCDRTEWCLSQPCFHGGLCVDLWATFRCDCSRPYGGPACSYEHPAATFGLENSTSFASFSLSDSLGANFNISFFIRSRKPNGLLLQIGNETDPCLTIYLKNGKLKIEMVSTDTVTFPENLVDGRRHLVALSFQGGIVGAHLSDTYLELGQLVARPLLVGYEVYIGGHPNPDSADLWGGYFKGCLQDIQLNSHQIQFFQVENYSLPQELNRTQNGNLVNGCISDNTCKSEPCQNGGRCIVTWNDFRCSCPANFTGKFCEERVWCESDPCPEATTCIDVLAGYVCLANATFNSYAAVEFTTNTSVTRTLSSLHIDFRTRDEDAVLLRAVEEVDFLQIAIKNSSLLIDIRSGNSIEGVSFLSQKSVTDGAWHTISVSMEEPSALSSRWLVRLDGSVNMTLQGNAGNLDFLKNNALIVLAENFTGCLGQVKIGGIYLPFTAHLSYPQPEQFQQSSRRTIQLGCTGADVCASSPCLNAGTCEDLFNSFSCACSAGWGGLLCESNIDDCQSSPCVHGDCVDAVADFQCECFRGFIGKKCDINVDDCVRHQCLNGATCVDGVYGYSCKCPPQYSGPRCEWPFPPEQCGKNFTCLNGGKCISESWGANCTCKPGFTGRNCQININKCDPNPCQNGGTCQDSENKYECLCSASYTGERCDINKGTPGALFPSPLIEVAVPVACGSLLLLSIGLIFMILTARKRRQSEGTYSPSQQEVAGARLEMDSVLKVPPEERLI, encoded by the exons GAACTTCATACTCTGAAAATGATAGCAGCTGTTCCTCATCCCCATGTGAAAATGGTGGCAGCTGTAAGGATTTGGAAGGGGGTTACCAGTGCACCTGCCCCATGGAGCCTGTAGCCTATATGGGTATAAACTGTGAACTCCTCTATGATGCATGCATTAAACATGAGTGTCCTGCCCGTAGGATTTGCAACAGGACTCCAGGACTCCTGGAATATGAATGCATCTGTATGCCTGGCTTTACAG GTATGAACTGTGATGCTGAAATAGATGAATGTGATTCAGACCCTTGCCAGAATGGGGCCTTGTGCAATGATCATGTTGGGTTCTACACCTGCACCTGTGCACCAGGTTACCAAGGAATCCACTGTGAGGTGGACATTAATGAATGTGTGAGCCAACCATGCCAGCACAATGGGACATGTCATGACCTCATTAACAG CTACCGTTGTGACTGCAGTGACACAGGCTTTGAGGGGAACCACTGTGAGTTGGATATCCTGGAGTGTGCCTCTGAACCCTGTCTGAACAGTGCCACATGCGTGGAGGGAATCAAAAACTACGGCTGTGCCTGCTGGCCAG GTTACACAGGACAGCACTGTGAAGAGGATGTGGATGAGTGTGCGACAGAACCCTGTCACAACGGAGGTGTATGCTTTGAGCGATCCAACCAAGCCTATTATGGAACACGACCTGACTTCCCCAGTAATTTCAGCTATAGCCAAGCAGCTGGTTTCCTCTGTTGGTGCCAGCCAGGCTTTGCAG GGGAGACCTGCTTTACTAACATTGATGAGTGCGAGTCCCAGCCGTGTCAGAATGGAGGGCTCTGCGTGGACCTTATTAATGGCTTCCTTTGTCATTGCCTACCAGGTTATTCAG GTGTGGAATGTGCTGTTAACATCAATGAGTGTGAGGAGGGTCCCTGCAAGAATGGAGCTGTCTGTGAGGATGGCATTGCTGACTATACCTGCCACTGTGTCCCTAGCCAGGATGGCATTATATGGGGAGGGAAGAACTGCTCTGTCAAGCTCACTGGGTGCCAGACGCATGACTGCCAAAATGAGGCCTTGTGCATCCCAACCTACCAAGCTGAGAGCCACGGCCACCTGTGCCAGTGCCAGCCTGGTTTCTATGATGCCACATGCTCAACACCAAcaacattttcctttgcttccagagGGTATCTCCTCATTGAGCTGCCCGTGAACAATCAGAGCAGGAGGGACGTAGCAGGAGATCAGCTTGCCAGCGTGTCCCTCCGGTTCCGAACCACCTTGCCCAGCGCTATCCTTTTTTACCGAGGCCATGAAGCTGAATACTTGTTCCTGGAGCTCCTTGATGGCATTCTGCATGCAGGACTGAAGAGGGAGGATGCTGGGTACACGCTGACCCTGGAGGGGCTGAGAGTTGATGATGGCCAGTGGCATAAAGTTGAAGTTGTTCTGCACAGCACTGTGCAGCTAAAGCTCTGGCATGACTCTTGTGATGCAGGTGTCTGCCTGCAGagctctcctctcccacaaggcACTGCTTTGATCCCACATGCCTTCCTGAACATGTATGTTGGAGGTGCTGAGGATCCAATGGCCAACAACACACAGAGCCAGCAAGGCTTTGTCGGCTGCCTGGAAGACTTTCAGGTAGATGCTGAAGCTGTGCTCCCGATGGATCTGCCTGTGGGCGAGTCCTCCCCAGTGAAGCTGGGCTGTGACCGGACAGAGTGgtgcctctcccagccctgctttcatggaggactgtgtgTGGACCTTTGGGCAACCTTCAGGTGTGACTGTTCAAGGCCTTATGGAGGCCCAGCTTGCTCATATG agCACCCAGCAGCAACATTTGGCCTAGAGAACTCCACCAGCTTtgcctctttctccctttctgatAGCCTTGGTGCAAACTTCAACATCTCCTTTTTCATTCGTAGTCGGAAACCTAACGGTTTGCTACTGCAAATCGGCAATGAAACTGACCCCTGTCTCACCATATACTTGAAGAATGGCAAGCTGAAGATAGAGATGGTATCTACAGATACTGTGACGTTTCCAGAAAATTTAGTTGATGGGAGAAGACATTTGGTAGCCTTGTCTTTTCAAGGAGGAATTGTGGGTGCTCACCTATCAGACACATACTTGGAGCTAGGACAGCTCGTAGCAAGACCTCTTTTAGTTGGTTATGAAGTGTATATTGGTGGACATCCTAACCCAGACAGCGCTGATCTGTGGGGAGGCTATTTTAAAGGCTGTTTGCAAGACATCCAACTGAACAGCCACCAAATACAGTTTTTTCAGGTTGAGAACTACAGTCTGCCACAGGAACTCAATAGGACTCAAAATGGTAATCTTGTGAATGGCTGCATCTCTGATAACACCTGCAAG tctgaACCATGTCAGAATGGTGGCAGATGCATTGTCACTTGGAATGATTTCCGTTGCAGCTGTCCAGCAAATTTCACTGGGAAATTTTGCGAAGAGAGAGTCTGGTGTGAAAGTGACCCATGTCCTGAAGCTACCACCTGTATAGATGTTCTAGCAGGATACGTGT GTCTGGCTAATGCAACATTTAATAGTTATGCTGCTGTTGAATTTACCACCAATACATCAGTGACTAGAACTCTGAGCAGCCTCCACATAGATTTCAGAACCAGGGATGAAGATGCTGTTTTGCTTCGGGCTGTGGAAGAAGTGGATTTCCTCCAGATAGCCATTAAGAACTCCTCCCTGCTTATTGACATCAGGAGTGGGAATAGCATCGAAGGTGTCAGCTTCCTGAGTCAGAAGTCCGTCACGGATGGTGCCTGGCACACCATCTCTGTGTCTATGGAAGAGCCATCTGCGCTTTCTTCCAGATGGCTGGTTCGTTTGGATGGGTCTGTTAATATGACTCTGCAGGGAAATGCTGGGAACTTGGACTTCCTAAAGAACAATGCACTGATTGTTCTAGCTGAAAATTTCACTGGCTGCCTAGGACAAGTGAAGATAGGGGGGATCTACCTGCCGTTCACTGCCCATCTCTCGTACCCCCAGCCAGAACAGTTCCAGCAGTCCAGCAGAAGGACCATCCAGCTGGGCTGCACTGGGGCTGATGTTTGCGCTTCCAGCCCTTGCCTCAATGCTGGCACGTGCGAGGACTTGTTCAATTCCTTCAGCTGTGCCTGCAGcgctggctggggggggctgctgtGTGAATCTAACATTGATGACTGCCAGTCAAGCCCATGTGTTCATGGGGACTGTGTCGATGCAGTAGCGGATTTTCAGTGTGAATGCTTCCGGGGATTCATTGGGAAGAAGTGCGACATCAACGTTGATGACTGTGTGCGGCACCAGTGCCTAAATGGAGCTACTTGCGTTGATGGGGTTTATGGCTACTCCTGCAAGTGCCCTCCTCAGTATTCGGGACCTCGATGCGA ATGGCCATTCCCACCTGAGCAATGTGGTAAGAACTTCACCTGTCTGAATGGTGGCAAGTGCATCAGTGAGAGCTGGGGAGCCAACTGCACTTGCAAGCCAGGTTTCACTGGAAGGAA ttgtCAAATTAATATAAACAAGTGTGATCCAAACCCTTGCCAGAACGGAGGTACGTGTCAAGACTCTGAGAACAAATACGAGTGCTTGTGCAGTGCCAGCTACACGGGAGAGCGCTGTGACATTAAC aaaggGACTCCAGgtgctctcttcccctccccactaATTGAAGTAGCTGTCCCTGTAGCCTGTGGCTCTTTACTGCTACTCAGTATTGGTCTCATATTCATGATTCTCACTGCAAGGAAGAGGCGCCAATCAGAGGGAACCTACAGTCCGAGCCAGCAAGAAGTGGCAGGAGCTCGGTTGGAGATGGACAGTGTCCTAAAGGTGCCACCTGAAGAGCGGTTAATATAG